The nucleotide sequence AAATGAGGACCatacaaaaaataagtttatgccgtttaatgtttcttatctttaacaggTACTCTCGCCATTCCGTTGGTccccttaattaggttttgtttttctgatacacTGACGTCAAAAAGTTAACAGCTCACAACCCTTCTGCTACCCGCCAGACATCGTTGACTCATTCCACTGACCTAGTTAATGACAGTATAAGCAGCCTTTGACCACCGcagttttgttacttcctaCAAAGAGTGGTTTAGTGAAAAACACAATTCCTTGCGTACTCATACcgagtgacaaaacaaattgatccctACATTTTGATCACTCATTCCCAAGAAATATTCAGACAAATGTTACGATTCACAAGCTGAAATTGGACCTGAATGAAGTTCTAAGTAGGTTAAATGACGAATTCATCGCCATGTCAAAGACAACAAGTAGTCCTTTGGTCGTTCATTGCTATCACCTTTGGTCTGCTTAATTTGTCAATGCTCCAAGACCGGAGCAATGGGgtctataaaaagaaataagtctATACCCTGTGGTCTTTCTTATCTTTGGCAGTTAACTTACCGTTTCAATTAGTTTCTTCTccattgaatatattttaatggCAGAACATTATTGGATGACCCAGCCACAACGTGAGCACATTTACCGACAGGACAAACTACTaaggaaaacaagacaaaataaatgtgatttgttactttggaaactaGGTGAACGCGTCAAGCAAAGTGCGGTATCTCATCGGGGAGGATCACAGACTGGGCCAGCTATAGAGCGGCGGAAATCAAGCCTATCTGGCCTTAAGCGAAGTAATAATATGAACGATGACGGAGCGCAAAAGTCGTCTGCTACTTACGGCGGTTCGAAAAGATAAATTAGTACAGCAGCTTAAGATACAGAACATAAATCGGATGTTGTGTCCcctacttcccccccccccccccacctttttCACCGGCGTGCTAGACTCCGGTTCTACCTAGTGCTATATGGTGAGCTCCCCAAAAACATGACCGCATTCTCTCAGGcaccaataaaaattcagtttttttatcattgcgaCCGCGTTAATAATACCGGCTTGTTATTATGTCCAACGACCAACTTTAGAGATTCTCCCAGAGTTTTCTCAAGCCATTCCAAGGATTGGTTCAGGTGcgaagttttttttccattacacaGAACAACACCCATTTGATATGAAAGCGTTACCTTTTTCAAAACCATAATTTGGTAAACTCCTATATACTTATGTACTTGTCTCCCCAAAGAATGATTTAAGggtgaattaaacttttttgtatcattttcacATTGCTTGTTGTTCGTCTGATCTGTCGTGGACCTGTTCGTTCCTTCAGTTAGCATCTTGCCTGAACCTTGCATGGTTGCTCGCCTTGACGTCAGTAATCCAGTGAACAACTATTTACTGCTTCCTTTTGAACGAAAAAATTCTGGACTCCAGCTCATCAATGCTTCTTATGGTGTCAAACTACTGACATGCCAATTGAGGCCACGTCCACTTTATCACCTTTCTCTGAagactaaaaacaaacaagtaccCTTGGAAGGCCACTATATCTAAAGCTCGTTGGATCCTGTCGTATAAATTGCTTAAACTACAAGAGTGCTGAGCATGCATAGAATTTAAACAGATATTTTCTTCCCCTCCAACGTCCAACGAGCTAACTTACCGGGTAGTCCCAGTTGCTTTTTGCGACACAAAATGGGTCAAGCGCCTGCTGTATAGCTCCGGTTGGCAAGGCATGATAGTGatataagaaacaaataatttattttgaaagtccTAGCCCTTCTTCCGTAAAGTAATACCTTGGGAAATCAGGCGATCCTCTGACATAGTCCACTTAACGCTTAACTTCCGCGTACCTCGAAACAGTCACCCGAGACCTTATGGCGACGACGACGTAAAGGGACTCAACGTCGAGGCCGTCAGTTGCCGTCGGCGTTCCTGCCAAAAGTTTACATTACGAAAAGATCTTGGAAACCGTGAGTTTCTTATTCCAGCAATTGTGAAcctttgaaagtttactgagTGTCTTGCCGATTTCGTCCTTGGCTTATGCCCGTAATTTGATCGATGATACAGAGTACTTGTTTCTATATAACGTTAAGTTCTCCCAAAAATCCTTCTATTCTATATTGGAGCCACGAACGCTTCAATCTGGACATGATGACAGATAAAGAATGCAGGAACTTACTGAAGTATTGAACCCTCCAGGCCTGATTGTTTGCTATAACGACGTCAACATGGACACAACTGAGGCATTCTATATATTTCTCAGGCGGTTTGCCTGCCCGATTCGCGATACCTGAGCCTCaactttgaatgatttcgcaTACTGTGATGGATTCCATTTGCACTGACTTGATACATTTGCTGTTGGATTGGATCAGCCGTGGATAAGTCGCCCACCTTTGTAGACATTCACAGAAATTATCAGCGAGAAAGGAGCGGATGATGTACAACGGCCCTACGAAAGtacattcaatgaaatttaagtcCATTGCCACACCAACGGCCTTATTGCTACCCTCTATGGCCCGGTAGAGGGTTAAAGGCACAACAGCGTAATGTTGGCTCGATCCAAAGTGTTGAACCAGCTTCAGGAGGAGGCACCTTATGCATTCATGGCGATCCAGCGTATCTTCTCCGACTTCACTTTCAGAGTCCATTTCACGGCGTTACTAACAGACCTTCCAAAAGCTTGGAACAAGTCAATGAGTGAAGtgagatttttaattgaatggaTCTTCGGTGATGTcgtaaagtattttaaattcttggacTTCAAGAGGAATTCAAAGTTATGCTCAAGCGCTGTGGGAAAAGTGTATATTTTATGTGCTCTTCTTCATAATTCTCGGGCATGTTTATGTGGTGCAATTACATCCaagtttttccagttctttcccACAACTGTCCATGagtactttcaaaaatttcaagcatggtccataataaatcaattttccgaataattttcaatcagttttcagtttacttttaaataaattaatctcCTTTAAACGATCATTACCatgtaaaagcattttaaaagtactaaactttaaaattataaacaacttttaaaattaaaagattatatCAAATGATCGCATAACTCATACAAATTATacaaactgttgatattctcttcaGACAGCTGATATTCTCTTCCTGTTGTCTATCACATATACAGAAATACGCAAAGCATCTGAACCAGAAAGTCcaagtttcaaataaatttgcgGAACAATTTATTTGTCAGCAAGTTTTTGTAACAAGAACATAAGCGCCTGGCTTTGCCGCTGCAGCAAAACCATGTTCATACGTTCTAGTTGTCGTAGCTGCTGTTGCTGCATTCTTGCGGTATTCGGTTGTTCCTCGAATCTTTCGTCATGTTTTTTCCTAGATTCAACTTGCCTCTGCCTCTCTTACTCCTTCTCcatttgcagctgttgtttctttaatGCCGCCTCCTCCAAGTCTTGGCACCAAGACAAGTCAATGGTTTGAGGCAACTAAGGAAAGCCTTGCCATTCGAGATATATTGCACATAATAAAATGCAGCCatgtagttttttgtttttcccttgatGCCGTTGAGTACGCATTTGTGTCTGAGGGCGGCCGTGGAGACCAATCGGTGCACGAGAGTGTCTGTCGCATGTGAATCACATGAACGGCCAAAGGTGAGCCTATCCTACCCAGTTCTCAGGATCTTCGCCCAGGTTTTTGATGAATACTTTCAGTGTTTGTAAAAGGCTTTCTCTGTCCACCCACGGATCTCTTTCCAGTGTCAGCCTACAACAGAGgtttgtgcagtttgtgcaattgaaccatctgcattcaatttaagttgaaccaaatgtattatgcattttttccggttgaaccatttgagctagtttgaccatttaaactacttcaaccaaataagatagattgtgcaatttgtgcagtttaaatgtttttgtaagtttgaatatttacCAGTTGGAccaattaagctagattgtgcagttttgtgcagttgaagcacttaagctagttagaccatttggactacttcaaccaaaaaagataggttgtgcaatttgtgcagtttaactgcctacgctagtttgactattcacCCAGTCGAGctattaagctagattgtgcaattgAACCTTTTAAGCTAGTTCTggagtttgtccagttgaacagtttaagctagttgaccatttgaactacttcaacaaattcaggtggcttgtgcaattttgaagttaaatgtcctcgctagtttgactatgtaaCCAGTTAAATCATTTGAGACAACTTTAACAGTTTCTGCCAGTTGAACTGGTTAagctagttatgaattttatacagtttaactgttttcgcaagtttgaccatttaagcagttggagttaaattaaagaaatttcgaaaagaagttcgaaagaactgcagacgtttaccaaacagagagagaaacacgacagaaaactccgtcacttgctcagtaaggGGTCTCttgttaattcaggctcatctctgagaGATAAATGAGTcttgaacctttcctccaaggagttatccgcgctggaacggagtggtttagagaagggtctgaagtttgctattgctcctcgcaaaataccgactgccgatattgtcgccgctgttgaggagagtatctctcaactcaaaGACGATCGTAGgtatttggtaagagcagaagtaattAGCATACTCACacgtgctaaacctcctcccaaaaacattcaaaaggatgttttcaatgcgcttatagctctcaaaaaggatccggacaggctcgtaattgaggacaagggtaattgtgttgtggttatggacaaacagcaatatcacgacaaagctttgtctctgcttaacgacaagagtacgtatgctgtctttaACTCTGATCCttccagtaaaactcaaagaaagttaaacaaaatgttgcttgatttgaaaaaagatgttataattagtgactctacgtacaaaatgttatacagtagtgactgcttatgtccacgttttcaTGGCTTATCTAAAATTAATAAACGGGAATTCCTTGAGaacattgtctcttttgttaattctccgacttatgcaatttctggttatcttgcgagaattttgtcgctgttgttgggaatactgattactcTGTCAAAAAtccctgcgaatttgcggatttcataagagataaaactctagcgcttgtgaagaattagtatctttagacgttgtttcgctcttcaccaaaatcccagttgaGCTTGCCGTCAAGGTTGCGGAGGaatgactcagagaagatgcttccctgggacaaagaacttcctgcctgtggaggatattagtcatctgctgtcttttgcctcaaaaccacgcaatttacatataatggcgcctactatcaacaagttttggtacagcgatgggttcgcccgtctctgctgtcattgctaacatggtaatggaagacgtggaacaaaaggccttagccacttcaccggttaaaccctttttctggaaatgatatgtcgatgatgttatttctgcgatatctggaaatgaagcggagcgcctcttgtcgcatttgaattcagtagagccgtcgatcccaTTCACCCTTGAgtgtgaaaaggatagacattttccctttcttgatttaaatgtgttcaGAGTAATTTAAAGACAAGTCTTTActgtaaacctacccacaccgaccaatacctcgctttcgattctcaccaccctgtttgccataaaaattctgtagccaaaactttacttaggagggctgactgtctatcatcttcactcgattcgaaggctgaggagaggaaatatgtttccaatgtcctaaaggcaaatggccatacaaaaacttttccccgtaactgccaaaaatcagttacaaatagtaacgctcttgatgcaagggaaccagcgactggttttgcttttattccttatatacagggtgttacggaaccgatcaagagaattttgaatagccacaacgttaaagttgctcaaaaaccttttcagactttggggcatattttcgccaaacctaaggatcctgtcacgaaagaacaacgaaccgacgccatttattctattccttgcaacgACTGTgtcaacgaatacatcggacagactaaacgtcagtttggtacacggttaaaagagcaccaaaaagcggttttcctttgcaaaaaggaaaattcagctttatcggagcatacatgcctaactaaccatacaattgggtgggataattctaaaattatcaccactaatcggcgttaccaccagcgcctttgtttggaggcttggcatattaactccgctcACGCTCCTTAAAATCGTGACGGTAACGGTTTGCTACCTGTAGCCTAGTTACACCTCGtccgaaaaaaaaggccgctaattagtgatcatataataggacctcttgttgcagcgtttagatcacccctgatgaaggcactagacaggagtgtcgaaacgttgggtctatgaattgtaactttttcggttacattcattaaatctgcaaaaccagagtagcatcaaactatgtccagTTGGAACAAAtaggctagattgtgcagtttgtgcagtagATTCTATTAAgccagttatgcattttgtccagttgaagcaCTTAAGGTAGTCAGACCATTttagatagattgtgcaatttttgaagttaaactaTCCTCGCCAGTTTGACTATGTAaccagttgaatcatttgaggtGACTTAAGCAGTTTCCgcagttgaactgattaagCTTAGTTAGGAATTTGGTGgctggtttttttaaaaaccatttcATGCTAGTTACGCgattttgtcattttcgctagtttgaccattttgaaCCACTTCAGCCAATTAAGAATACATTGTGCAATTTGGTGCCGTTCAACTCAGAATGTCAGACAATTCGCCCCGGACAATTAGCCCCCAATTTCAATACCAATCATccccaatgtgaaaacaccAAACGTattgtagaaaagaaaatatagcCTTTTGTCACAAGGAAttaatttcttgaaagaaaaagataactCGACTACTCGAGTCAACCGAAAACCAAAAAGATTTACTGATCGTCAATCGCGTGAGCGTTAAGATGGTGATACAGTGTTCAGTTCTTCGGTTTTTAGCAGCGCGAGAAAGCGTTCGCCATGTAATTAGACTGATAAATTCGACCGTAAGATAGCTGTGTTTCATTGTACCGATGGGCAACGAATGATTCGGTTAACGGactcggtgttttcacattggggGTGAATTGTTATAAAAATTTGGGGGCGAAATTGTTTTGAGGGGCCGAAATTGTTCCGATCCCGTTTACCTCTTTCtgctggtttgactattttaactagtTATACCGATTACGCAAGATCGTGCAGGTGGTGCAgctgaaccatttaagctagttatgcattttctACGGTTGAAACAGTGGAGgatagtttgaccatttgaaagAGGAGGGCATTGGGGCCCCATAAAACCTTAAACCgttagaaaaaatcatccaaaaccgaaaacaaaaaaaactcgATCAAAACCCGGAAACGGCCATGCAATAAACTATCAAAATCGATACactttcacatcccagttatttAAAAACCCTGATCGTTTCGATACAGTGATGGACAAGTGTAGAAGTACCACGAGTAAAACTACACAATTTCCAGGACAGGATCATGAATACCATGcacttggcattcgtatcttctagtatATGCGTAAATGAAACAGTGCGCTTCTCGAGGGACAGCGAGCCGTGGTCTCTGCGGAcctcagcagctggtaatggagcctAATTAAAGTAAGGAATTACGCACAAAAAAGCCCTCCATAGGATTGCAAGTTGCAAGTCGCAAAAAGAGCTACAAACTCTGGGAAAGTTCATACAAAAATACTGATCTAACATTTCCGTTcgcgaactaagacctgaaagtttggagattccaTGGGAATGTTAAATCAATCAATCGCGGTATGGCCTGTAACTAGGTCACAAACTTCGAGTGGTGgagttgataaagaaacttggAAATGATAGTGCTTTCGCGTAGCCCTATAGTGCCAGGCGCCGTAGCCGTTAACATCCATTCCTTTTCCCCCCTCCTccggggagggggagggtacgNNNNNNNNNNNNNNNNNNNNNNNNNNNNNNNNNNNNNNNNNNNNNNNNNNNNNNNNNNNNNNNNNNNNNNNNNNNNNNNNNNNNNNNNNNNNNNNNNNNNTCGCGAGCAAATTTCATTATTGATTTGCGCTGTTGCTCACACAGTCATTTGCAACTCATCTTCGGATAAGTTGGTGGCTGGGATGCATAAGGGCAGTAGCCTTGACGTTAAGCCCTCAGTCATTGTTGGAATGTAgcgtttgttaaaagttaatcgttgttgagaaagttcccgttgtagggagaagaccattttcaaaacgttggccgCAGCGGTTCCACAGAAAAAATAGACCTTTAGTATCTACATCAACAGAAAAGACGTCTTTTAAGAAGCTAAAACTAGACGTTTATGCGATGATCTTGGATTTCTTAGATGCTGATATTAACTGTTAACATCACAATGTTTGTTCTCCTCGCAGAATGAATGTGCGTCCATAATTCAACGGGCTTGGCGTcgaataaaattgaaaagacttgaatttcaggtaatttgatatagtaaTGACAGAAGATCGACGCCCATTATAAAAAGAGACGACATTTCTGAAAGTTAAACACTTAATAAATTACAAGTACATGATTCCATCTCTCTCTTGAAAGATTAGAGCTGCAATTTTAATTCAACGGGTTTGAAGCCTGTATGGTTGACTTTGCAGCTCTAATATTTCAGACTCCCAGAAAATCTAATTAATCTATGTTCCAAAATACCACACATGAAAAAACGTTGAATAATAAAACCTTTGTTTCACTCGCCCACCAGAGCGGCACAGCAGTGTTTATAGAAGCTGAAAAATTGTCAACTAGTGTCATATGCTTTCagttcaaaaacaaattagCCTCAAAATGAAAAGCACGTTGACTCTGAGCCGTTTTTAATTGGAATATCTTTCTTAAGAAAATTAAGATGTAGTTTATTTATAACTTTCTAAATTTGACCTCGTGGAAAGCGTACTTCTTTCATTGAAGTCAAACAACGAGTAACACATTTCAAATGGGAGAGCGAGGCCGGAGAGGTGTGCATTCACCCGACATAGGAAGGAAAGAGTCCACTGTGttgaaataaaactattttgaaatgaattttgtgtTTAACAgcaagttttaatttgtttttttactcgAGAGTCGAGAGTAGTTTAACGTTCAAGATGTGGCAAACATTTATATAGATACTCTGTGTGAGCCTAACTTTATTTACCGACATCAACTTCCCTGCCTTTTTTCTTTAGTGTACAAAATAGTAATTATTGACTTCATATTCAATTATTAGGCAAAATCAGAATACAAACTCTTCTGCAAGTCAAGGGAAAAAGGATATAATGCATTAACAAAACCTGCAGAAAATTTCCATTGGAAGAAATGGTTTAGGGTCTCATAATTGGACCCAAGGGAGCGTTTTATCAATAGTTAGGTCATTTCACCATatgagggggaaggggagggggagttAAGACTCGACACTGACTCATACTGAAACTTCCTGAATTTTAAATATTGCAACCTTTAGGCCGGGAATAATCATCAGCAAATGACCATGACGCTAATGTCCCACCCCCTCCTCTCCcttaaaaaaacccaaacaacgAGTACCTGCGTTGGAAGCCAATAATTTAGTCGCCCTTTGATCGGCGTATATAATTCATAAGTAGAGGTTGTCAGGTGCTCCCCTGTCGAATATTTTAAGTCTACAGAAGATAATTTTGAGGATTTTCTTGGCCATATCATGGAGTACATCAGAGACAAACGTGCGACGCGCAGATACATGAGAAGACACAAGTGCTTTGCACTGTAAGTATTAAGCCCGCTGGGCTCGTCTTTTTCAGGTGTGATAATCCCGAAATTAATCTGATTTAATCTCATTAAATATGTCATGGGCCGACTAGCTCAAGTTATCAACACTCTCGAGTTAGCAGCTGGATAATGTTACTATGTCGATATTCGAATGTTATGGTTTTAGCCCGCCtatcttttctttgcagtttcgTATTTCAAACGCGTGATTCGGTAGCAGCAGAGATGGCACCCAGGAAGGGTTTCTCGCCCTTCACTCCGGTCATCAGCCCTGAATTAAGTCCACAATTGACTTGGTTCATTCTTAGTTCGAAAGTTTGTGGATCAACGCCGACGCAATACTTTAAGCGGTCGCCTGTTGTCGCCAGTTTTCCAAGCGATTTTCAAAGAATCGACAGTGCCTACATTCGGCTGCTAGATGGCCGCCAATACTCGAACAAGAAATCCTCTAATGCAACGGAAATTGTCTGTTCCTCGTTTGGGTTGATAACCACTCTACTTCGCCGTTCTTCTTCAGAAAGCTCTGAGTTCATTTCCCAGCTGAGAGATTTGCTGAACTCAGTAGATCTCAGTGAAATGTCTGtcgacgaaaaaaaaagaaggccAAGCAAACAAAGAACGACCACGTGCTTCACGATGCTTGGAAATGCCAACGACACCAACGAACAAGACATCATCTGTGGCCATGACACCCCAAACAGTGGAAACTCgcaaagagctgaaaaaaagaatgtttcccCAAATCTAAAGGAGATCAGCGAAAAGGAAGATTTGGATACTCCAGAAAAGGTGCTGTTGATGAAGCAGCGAAGCAGTCGCGTCATCAAGGACGTGCATGACGTGTGCGAAAGAAACAGGGAAAGTTTGGCGATGGTGCTTTCGAACATGTGTGCATTTGGCGACCCAGAAGCGAAGGCCATCGTCAGTGAAATTGTCGAAGAGGTGGCTGTAAAAAGGGGAGTAAAGAGGAGTGTGGAAGAGCTAGTTGGCGACGACACAATGTCGAAGTACGTGGCGTGCCTGAGAGTTCCTGACTGGAAGCTTGTCCTTTTCCAGGCGATGGCGAGAGTTTCGTCGAAAACGTGGCAATCCGTGATAAACATCACAGGGCTCGGAAGGACGCGGGTAAGATGTTTAGTTACGTTGGTCTTGTGTCGGTATATTAATATTCATACTTGGCGCCCTGGCTAAGggaataaaagaacaaaaaaagaactattCCATCGCGAGCCTCAATGTTTAAACcagctctttcttttgttttattcagttaTTCCCGTAAGCGAAGCCTATTACAGGAAAAGATAAGCaggcttttttttattagtcAAGCGGGCGTTTTACTCAACTGCGTCTTCAAAATTACCCTATGTCTGTTTTCCAGTGCAATTTGAGCCAGTGGTAAGCTCTTTTTCAGCTGGTGAAATATGCTGGGAGCCGGCTCCTATATAGTGACAAACCCTGGACCATTGATATATAAGGTCATCGCCCTACTTCCTATTAATATTCCATGACACCAAGTGTAAATCTAAAATATAGTCTTTAAagttttttcccatgaaattcTGTTGATAGATGCTGTTTGAACTGGTAGAGCTTTATTCATCAAGAACTCAAAAATATATATGAGGAAAATAAGTGGTACTTTAactcattttttcaaatttgaggAACATAGGGTTGGCAAAGTGATAAAAGTTTCTCATTAAATGGTCACCTCAAGATTCTTCTTAAGGATATCAACCaccagaagaaaatattaaaggaacAAGGAATAACAGTTGATGGTAGACATTACACCGTTGAATTTCTGGGTAAGAATCAATGTTAGTCTTggaatttgctttaaaagtcaACTTCTTGTTCATGATACTATTTATAGCAATTTATTGTGTTTCTACCCAATTGGTAGTCTGACTAGAACTAGATTGAAGCAGTAGTCAAACTATAGTAAAATTAAGAGTTTTTCTTATGTTGTAAAACATGTTCAAGGTTTAACTGCAGCAGCAAGAAATAAAACCTGGAATTTATTACTATTGTATGTCAGAAATTGATTTGACTACCCTTTTCTTTAGATACATTAGAGATTAATTTTCTGGAAAGTTTAGCATGTTAACTTTTGCTTTCCCATTTCTGTTAGCAAACTTAGTTGTACTGGACTAAAAGACCTTGGTACTTCTTTTGGTGAAGAAGACGAATGCTTCATTCATGTTAGGTGGTAGAGGTGTCAGTGTGGAGTTCTGTTTCATCTGCAATGCGATCAGGGTAAAGTACTCAAATGATATAGAAATTAGTATAGGGCAACTGCAACTTGTGCTGTTAAAGTTGAGGTACATAAAAGTGCTGCATCAgttcatcaactttttttacagTGATTTCAGATGACTTTGATCTTTGCCAATATTTGGGAAAATACTTAGCTAATGATAGAAACATCAAGTAGCTTTAATTCAGTCAAAACCTTTTAATGCTGTACAGTACTTCTCTAAAGGTCAATCTGccttaaaacatttaaaaatcactgaaagtgtgaatacatgtactgtaaaaagAACAGGGCTCACATAGAGTCATAAATTCTTTGAAAAGTCTTGATTTTCCAGACCCGGAAATAGTCTTGAAATTGAAGATAATGTCTAGAAATATAGTTCAAGTCTGGAGTTTTTTTATAGCTACAAAAAGTGcttaataagttcatttttttttccctgtggTCAATTCGATCTCGCCTGTAGCTAAGACATTCAATCTCAGAATGAGAAGTTTCATAATTGCAC is from Pocillopora verrucosa isolate sample1 chromosome 7, ASM3666991v2, whole genome shotgun sequence and encodes:
- the LOC136276755 gene encoding uncharacterized protein isoform X2; the protein is MEYIRDKRATRRYMRRHKCFALFVFQTRDSVAAEMAPRKGFSPFTPVISPELSPQLTWFILSSKVCGSTPTQYFKRSPVVASFPSDFQRIDSAYIRLLDGRQYSNKKSSNATEIVCSSFGLITTLLRRSSSESSEFISQLRDLLNSVDLSEMSVDEKKRRPSKQRTTTCFTMLGNANDTNEQDIICGHDTPNSGNSQRAEKKNVSPNLKEISEKEDLDTPEKVLLMKQRSSRVIKDVHDVCERNRESLAMVLSNMCAFGDPEAKAIVSEIVEEVAVKRGVKRSVEELVGDDTMSKYVACLRVPDWKLVLFQAMARVSSKTWQSVINITGLGRTRILLKDINHQKKILKEQGITVDGRHYTVEFLANLVVLD
- the LOC136276755 gene encoding uncharacterized protein isoform X3, producing MEYIRDKRATRRYMRRHKCFALFVFQTRDSVAAEMAPRKGFSPFTPVISPELSPQLTWFILSSKVCGSTPTQYFKRSPVVASFPSDFQRIDSAYIRLLDGRQYSNKKSSNATEIVCSSFGLITTLLRRSSSESSEFISQLRDLLNSVDLSEMSVDEKKRRPSKQRTTTCFTMLGNANDTNEQDIICGHDTPNSGNSQRAEKKNVSPNLKEISEKEDLDTPEKVLLMKQRSSRVIKDVHDVCERNRESLAMVLSNMCAFGDPEAKAIVSEIVEEVAVKRGVKRSVEELVGDDTMSKYVACLRVPDWKLVLFQAMARVSSKTWQSVINITGLGRTRDINHQKKILKEQGITVDGRHYTVEFLANLVVLD
- the LOC136276755 gene encoding uncharacterized protein isoform X1, which translates into the protein MEYIRDKRATRRYMRRHKCFALFVFQTRDSVAAEMAPRKGFSPFTPVISPELSPQLTWFILSSKVCGSTPTQYFKRSPVVASFPSDFQRIDSAYIRLLDGRQYSNKKSSNATEIVCSSFGLITTLLRRSSSESSEFISQLRDLLNSVDLSEMSVDEKKRRPSKQRTTTCFTMLGNANDTNEQDIICGHDTPNSGNSQRAEKKNVSPNLKEISEKEDLDTPEKVLLMKQRSSRVIKDVHDVCERNRESLAMVLSNMCAFGDPEAKAIVSEIVEEVAVKRGVKRSVEELVGDDTMSKYVACLRVPDWKLVLFQAMARVSSKTWQSVINITGLGRTRGWQSDKSFSLNGHLKILLKDINHQKKILKEQGITVDGRHYTVEFLANLVVLD
- the LOC136276755 gene encoding uncharacterized protein isoform X4; amino-acid sequence: MEYIRDKRATRRYMRRHKCFALFVFQTRDSVAAEMAPRKGFSPFTPVISPELSPQLTWFILSSKVCGSTPTQYFKRSPVVASFPSDFQRIDSAYIRLLDGRQYSNKKSSNATEIVCSSFGLITTLLRRSSSESSEFISQLRDLLNSVDLSEMSVDEKKRRPSKQRTTTCFTMLGNANDTNEQDIICGHDTPNSGNSQRAEKKNVSPNLKEISEKEDLDTPEKVLLMKQRSSRVIKDVHDVCERNRESLAMVLSNMCAFGDPEAKAIVSEIVEEVAVKRGVKRSVEELVGDDTMSKYVACLRVPDWKLVLFQAMARVSSKTWQSVINITGLGRTREHRVGKVIKVSH